From Dreissena polymorpha isolate Duluth1 chromosome 15, UMN_Dpol_1.0, whole genome shotgun sequence, a single genomic window includes:
- the LOC127860867 gene encoding uncharacterized protein LOC127860867, which yields MGAVLKITFTSIHGDDYGEYILYVQNAMMTSTFEFELIEETGEILHVAAYIGWSVLGCVAIGSILLAIRVVRNRKRLICRSQHDDNAEPSQISNANHEKKCSCFCLTCCCNCPSKSKPIPEPNYTTLLATRDVYVNQQNMTTLVYSAINLGVSRSEVENARAYGITALNNVNDRTLNSNTTSAVDTTEPQQKLSNYENGCELYLNTNIRDGTDYKRTPNMKTLCYKEIQSVSCGSMLA from the exons ATGGGAGCTGTTTTAAAGATCACGTTTACGTCAATACACGGCGATGACTATGGTGAATACATTCTGTACGTTCAAAATGCGATGATGACTTCTActtttgaatttgaattaatAGAAG AAACTGGTGAAATACTTCATGTAGCTGCGTATATCGGTTGGTCTGTTCTTGGATGTGTGGCAATTGGGTCAATACTTTTGGCTATACGGGTCGTGCGAAATAGAAAAAGACTGATTTGCAGAAGTCAACATGACGATAACGCTGAACCAAGTCAAATATCAAACGCAA ATCATGagaaaaaatgttcatgtttttg CCTTACTTGCTGCTGTAACTGTCCGAGTAAATCGAAACCTATTCCCGAACCCAACTACACGACCTTGCTGGCGACGCGTGATGTCTATGTCAACCAACAGAACATGACAACTTTGGTATACAGTGCGATAAATCTGGGTGTTTCAAGGTCGGAGGTAGAAAATGCAAGAGCGTACGGCATCACAGCATTGAACAACGTAAATGACAGGACCTTAAACTCGAATACAACAAGTGCAGTTGACACAACAGAACCACAACAAAAGCTATCAAATTATGAGAATGGCTGCGAACTTTATCTCAACACAAATATAAGAGATGGTACCG ATTACAAACGGACGCCCAATATGAAGACATTATGCTATAAGGAAATACAGTCCGTATCATGTGGTTCAATGCTCGCCTGA